Proteins found in one Paenibacillus sp. FSL R10-2782 genomic segment:
- a CDS encoding amino acid adenylation domain-containing protein yields MDILSAAEQQELLTYLNDTTQADYPREETIHGLFEKQACLRPDHPAVVYQDQCLTYRQLNEQANRLARTLRAEGVVTDHLVGILADRSPAMIVAILAVLKAGGAYVPIDPEYPQERIEYMMNDSCVQVILTQSHLQAKVGTSANVKVLLLDDAHSYAEIHSNPQYPVHSQALAYVIYTSGTTGQPKGTLIEHKNVVRLLFNSQNRFDFGAEDTWTMFHSYCFDFSVWEMYGALLNGGKLVIVPALTAKNPQEFRKLILSEGVTVLNQTPTYFAQLIQEEFLHSPTMLHLRKIIFGGEALRPAILKEWRERYPAIQLINMYGITETTVHVTYKEIGEQEIESGKSNIGQPIPTLQAYVLNNRKQLMPVGVPGELYVAGDGLARGYLQKPELTAGKFVEHPFVSGAKMYKTGDLARLLPDGDLEYLGRADHQVKIRGYRIELGEVELQLMKIPSVQETIVIARENGAGQQQLCAYVVAEQHVTAADLREQLALHLPTYMIPSHFIQLERMPLTPNGKIDRKALPSPETMVHTDKAYVPPSTPAEAALAVIWENVLGASRVGITDNFFDLGGDSIKSIQVSSRLYQAGYKVGMKELFKYPTIAELSPYIQLISRTVDQGEVQGKMKLSPIQHWFFEQMTTDIHHFNQSVMLYRAESFEETALRKVMSQLVCHHDALRTVFRESGQGYEAWNRGSNEGETFCLYTYDFTHEKNPACSIEQKVSQIQESMDLCNGPLIKLALFRCAEGDHLFITIHHLVVDGVSWRILLEDIGTGYDQALKGERIQFPYKTSSYREWTEWLSVHANDSHLQEEREYWERMEAFSVASLPKDRQADNGRMADNAVITVQWTEEETQMLLKKTHKAYNTEINDLLLTALGLAVQRWTGFEQVVVNLEGHGRETISPDLDMTRTVGWFTSQYPVLLNISRDHTLSDHIKHVKEGLRQIPRKGIGYGLFKYLYARQTERNVLCKPEISFNYLGQFDQDLNVQSLRPSAYSVGLLESENHPRLYALDLNSIISGGALTLSIGYSNHQYDEQTVRLFGEYVRTELSRVIQHCAAHTRTEITPSDISFQGLTIPMLDELVKYTADTGEIENICSLTPMQKGMLYHSQLHTQSGAYFEQANFNIQGNLDISLMKQSLQQLTQRHAIFRTNFYSGWSDMPFQIIYRQRNFEFHEQDIRGINKEQREGYIDAYTRDDASRGFDLSQHALVRMSVLRTDDAAYRFIWSFHHILMDGWCVPLVLRELLEIYTAAQEGREPRLPEAVPYTTYIEWLEQQDEEAAKAYWKTYLHQYEGETLLPGSKLTATEAFEASAYDPQQWTLSVDSQLTARLKQIAAEHKVTLNTLLQTAWGILLQKWNRHQDAVFGSVVSGRPAEIPGVEHIVGLFINTIPVRVRCEPTDTFNQVMARTQQMAIASHAYDTYPLYEIQAQSNVSRNLITHLLVFENYPVEQEMEEVNAGHRNSGTLTVTDASLDEYTGYDFNLIIVPGETLTFRFQYNELAYAEEDVQRLGGHLLQVLFQVAQCPTFPVQALTCITEDEQTQILDEFNQTDKAYPSNLTLHQWFEEQVAQTPDQVAAIAGDRQFTYRELNGQANRLARTLRLNGTGPNQIVGLMTDRSLEMMVGLLAILKAGGAYMPIDPLLPEERIAYMLHDADVTVMLLQAHLQPQTSFTGCRLVLEDPGCYQEDDSNLTPIAGPEDLAYVIYTSGTTGHPKGVMIEHRSVVNRIHWMQFSYPLNDKDVILQKTTFSFDVSVWELFWWGTQGASVVFLEPGAEKDPFTIAQVIDRHQISVLHFVPSMLSVFLDGVASGVQDISLHSLRWIFASGEALKPQHVSRFNSLLREPNGTRLVNLYGPTEAAIDVSYYDCPEGVAPGKIPIGKPIHNIKLYVVDADHHLQPIGVPGELCISGIGLARGYINRPELTADKFVACPYASGERMYKTGDLARWLPDGNLEYLGRIDHQVKIRGYRIEPGEIEAIWLKVPHVHEAVVMARKDHTGEPLLCGYFTAAVPISASEIMETLSQQLPAYMIPSFVMQLDHLPVTSNGKLDRKALPEPDKVDFMQDRYTAPQTTLEIQLCGIWEEVLGLSPIGLEGHFFELGGHSLKAITLVSKIQKSMNIPLKIRDVFQHPILGQMAQYISNLEQQIYIPIPVAASKEHYPLSPAQTRLYLAAQSQSGGTGYNMPSGMVIEGELDIARLEEAFRLLIARHESLRTGFEFIQGLPRQRVHAEVPFSIDIVGEEKKEDYVRHFVRPFDLGQAPLLRASIIVLERERHILLFDMHHLISDGVSMNLLVRELVSLYEGEKLPPLRIQYKDYAVWETEHFRRDQLAKKEAYWLNRFSETPPLLELPTDFNRPTVWNPEGAVASFELDEALTRSISKMEEDEKVTLYMILLSAYTILLSKYSGQEDIIVGTPVAGRTHVDMEPLIGMFINTLAIRTVPQGELTFTNYLGHVKETMLSAYENQEYPFEQLIHRLGISAPANRHPLFNTFFVLQNMNAEAIHSSSLRMEPYDLGDTTVAKFDLTLYMHEDGNRICGNFEYSTSLFKKQMIDKLVADYTHILSVVTQHVSIKINEIQLQQAEAQPIVDMDAIELNF; encoded by the coding sequence ATGGACATACTGTCTGCCGCAGAGCAGCAAGAACTTTTGACCTATTTAAACGATACCACACAAGCAGATTACCCGCGTGAAGAGACAATTCACGGCTTGTTTGAGAAACAGGCCTGTCTCAGACCAGATCATCCTGCTGTTGTATATCAAGATCAATGCTTAACCTACAGACAACTAAATGAGCAGGCTAATCGGCTGGCAAGAACATTAAGAGCGGAGGGGGTAGTTACCGATCACTTAGTTGGTATACTGGCTGATCGTTCTCCGGCCATGATCGTTGCAATCTTGGCCGTCTTGAAAGCTGGAGGCGCCTATGTTCCTATAGACCCTGAATACCCGCAGGAACGGATTGAGTATATGATGAATGATTCCTGCGTTCAGGTTATTTTGACACAAAGCCATCTTCAAGCGAAGGTTGGTACTTCTGCCAATGTAAAGGTTCTGCTGCTGGACGATGCACATTCGTATGCTGAGATTCACTCTAATCCTCAGTATCCCGTGCATTCGCAAGCCCTTGCTTATGTAATCTACACATCTGGAACTACGGGCCAACCTAAAGGGACTCTAATTGAACACAAAAATGTTGTACGGCTGTTGTTTAACAGTCAAAACCGGTTTGACTTTGGAGCGGAAGACACCTGGACGATGTTTCATTCCTATTGTTTTGACTTCTCTGTTTGGGAGATGTACGGAGCATTGCTAAACGGGGGTAAATTGGTCATCGTACCAGCTTTAACGGCTAAAAATCCGCAGGAGTTCAGAAAACTGATTCTGTCTGAAGGGGTTACAGTTCTGAATCAGACGCCCACTTATTTTGCACAGCTCATTCAGGAGGAGTTCTTGCACAGTCCGACTATGCTGCATTTACGGAAAATCATTTTTGGCGGGGAGGCACTCCGTCCTGCGATACTCAAGGAATGGCGAGAACGATATCCAGCGATACAATTAATCAATATGTACGGCATTACAGAGACGACCGTGCATGTCACGTACAAGGAAATTGGAGAGCAAGAGATAGAGTCTGGTAAAAGCAATATCGGACAACCCATTCCGACACTACAAGCTTATGTATTAAATAACCGAAAGCAGCTTATGCCTGTAGGCGTGCCCGGGGAATTGTATGTAGCTGGCGACGGATTAGCCAGGGGTTATTTACAAAAACCAGAGCTAACAGCAGGAAAATTTGTGGAGCATCCATTCGTGTCCGGTGCAAAAATGTATAAAACCGGAGACTTGGCCCGTCTGCTTCCAGACGGCGATCTGGAATATTTGGGACGCGCAGATCATCAGGTGAAGATCAGAGGATACCGCATTGAACTGGGTGAAGTGGAATTACAGCTTATGAAAATCCCTTCAGTCCAGGAAACAATAGTTATTGCTAGAGAAAATGGAGCAGGGCAACAGCAGCTTTGCGCTTATGTGGTGGCAGAACAACATGTGACGGCAGCCGACTTGAGAGAGCAGCTTGCCCTGCATTTGCCCACATATATGATACCATCCCATTTTATTCAGTTAGAACGAATGCCGCTCACACCAAATGGGAAAATTGACCGCAAAGCTCTGCCTTCTCCCGAGACTATGGTGCATACCGATAAAGCTTATGTGCCACCGAGTACGCCAGCGGAGGCTGCTTTGGCCGTCATTTGGGAAAATGTTCTTGGTGCCTCGAGAGTGGGCATTACCGATAATTTTTTTGATCTGGGAGGAGACTCCATTAAATCCATTCAGGTATCTTCCAGATTGTATCAAGCAGGATACAAGGTTGGTATGAAGGAACTGTTCAAGTATCCGACTATTGCGGAATTAAGTCCTTACATCCAGTTAATAAGCCGGACGGTTGATCAAGGGGAAGTACAAGGGAAAATGAAATTATCCCCGATTCAACACTGGTTCTTTGAACAGATGACTACGGATATTCATCATTTTAATCAGTCTGTCATGCTCTACCGTGCGGAATCGTTTGAGGAAACTGCGCTACGTAAAGTCATGTCGCAACTGGTATGTCATCATGATGCGCTGCGCACGGTATTCCGGGAGAGTGGGCAAGGCTATGAAGCTTGGAATCGGGGAAGCAATGAGGGAGAAACGTTTTGCTTGTATACCTACGATTTCACCCACGAAAAGAACCCTGCTTGTTCAATAGAGCAAAAGGTGTCGCAGATACAGGAGAGCATGGATTTGTGCAACGGTCCTCTTATAAAACTTGCTCTTTTCCGATGCGCAGAAGGCGATCACTTGTTCATCACCATTCATCATTTAGTCGTTGACGGGGTTTCATGGCGTATTTTGCTGGAGGACATAGGAACAGGATATGACCAGGCGCTTAAAGGGGAAAGGATCCAATTCCCATATAAGACAAGCTCATATCGGGAGTGGACGGAGTGGCTTAGCGTGCATGCCAATGATTCGCATTTACAGGAAGAACGCGAGTATTGGGAACGCATGGAAGCCTTCTCTGTAGCTTCTTTACCTAAGGACAGACAGGCGGATAATGGACGAATGGCTGACAACGCAGTGATAACTGTACAGTGGACCGAAGAAGAGACTCAGATGCTCTTAAAGAAAACGCATAAAGCATACAATACTGAAATTAATGATCTGTTATTAACTGCACTCGGATTGGCGGTCCAGCGTTGGACCGGCTTTGAGCAGGTTGTAGTTAATTTGGAGGGCCATGGACGTGAAACCATTTCTCCGGATCTGGATATGACGCGGACGGTTGGTTGGTTCACGAGCCAATATCCGGTTCTGCTGAATATCAGCCGGGACCATACACTATCGGACCATATTAAACATGTGAAAGAAGGGCTTCGCCAGATTCCACGTAAAGGGATTGGCTATGGTCTGTTCAAATATTTGTACGCCCGACAGACGGAACGCAATGTCCTGTGCAAACCGGAAATCAGCTTTAACTATCTTGGTCAATTTGATCAGGATTTGAATGTGCAATCGCTTCGTCCATCAGCCTATAGCGTCGGTCTGTTGGAAAGTGAAAATCATCCGCGGCTTTATGCTCTGGATTTAAACAGCATTATTTCCGGTGGTGCCTTAACCCTGTCCATAGGATACAGCAATCACCAGTATGACGAACAGACTGTGCGCCTGTTTGGTGAATATGTGCGGACGGAGCTTTCTAGAGTCATACAACACTGTGCGGCTCATACACGTACAGAGATAACACCAAGTGATATTTCATTCCAGGGATTGACGATTCCTATGCTTGATGAACTGGTGAAGTATACAGCGGATACTGGAGAGATTGAAAATATATGCTCGTTAACTCCCATGCAAAAAGGCATGTTATACCACAGTCAGCTTCATACGCAGTCCGGGGCTTATTTTGAACAAGCAAATTTTAATATTCAGGGGAATTTGGATATCTCTTTAATGAAGCAAAGTTTACAGCAGCTTACGCAACGACATGCTATTTTCCGTACTAACTTTTACAGTGGCTGGAGCGATATGCCTTTTCAAATTATTTATCGGCAAAGGAACTTTGAGTTTCATGAACAAGATATCCGGGGGATAAACAAAGAGCAGCGCGAAGGTTATATAGATGCTTACACAAGGGATGATGCGTCTAGGGGCTTTGATTTGTCACAGCATGCACTTGTTAGGATGTCGGTCTTGCGTACTGATGACGCTGCTTATCGTTTTATTTGGAGTTTTCATCATATCCTAATGGACGGATGGTGTGTACCGCTGGTCCTCCGCGAACTGCTGGAAATCTATACTGCGGCACAGGAAGGACGAGAACCCCGTTTGCCTGAGGCAGTGCCCTACACGACGTATATTGAATGGCTGGAACAGCAAGATGAGGAGGCAGCAAAAGCTTACTGGAAAACCTACTTGCATCAATATGAAGGGGAAACGCTTCTTCCTGGAAGCAAGCTGACAGCAACCGAAGCGTTTGAAGCGAGTGCCTATGATCCGCAGCAATGGACCCTCTCGGTCGATTCACAATTAACTGCCCGTTTAAAACAGATTGCCGCTGAGCATAAGGTAACTTTAAACACGTTGCTTCAAACGGCGTGGGGAATACTGCTTCAAAAGTGGAATCGTCATCAGGATGCGGTATTTGGAAGCGTTGTGTCCGGCAGACCTGCTGAAATCCCGGGGGTTGAACATATAGTTGGCTTGTTCATTAATACGATCCCTGTACGCGTTCGCTGTGAACCTACAGATACTTTCAATCAAGTAATGGCTCGGACTCAGCAGATGGCTATAGCCTCTCATGCTTACGACACGTATCCATTATATGAAATACAGGCCCAGTCCAACGTATCTCGTAATTTAATTACACACCTGCTGGTGTTTGAAAACTATCCAGTAGAGCAGGAGATGGAAGAAGTAAATGCTGGTCATCGTAATTCCGGTACATTGACGGTAACAGATGCTTCACTTGATGAATATACAGGCTATGATTTTAATCTCATAATCGTTCCCGGAGAAACGCTTACCTTCCGTTTTCAGTATAACGAGTTGGCTTATGCGGAAGAAGATGTGCAACGATTGGGTGGTCATCTGCTGCAAGTATTATTTCAGGTCGCACAGTGCCCGACTTTTCCTGTACAAGCATTGACCTGTATTACAGAAGATGAACAGACACAGATATTAGATGAGTTCAATCAGACGGATAAAGCATATCCATCCAATCTGACCCTTCATCAATGGTTTGAAGAACAGGTGGCGCAGACACCGGACCAGGTTGCTGCGATAGCGGGGGATCGGCAATTCACGTACCGGGAACTTAATGGACAGGCCAATCGGTTGGCAAGGACGTTGAGATTAAACGGAACTGGACCCAACCAAATCGTCGGGCTGATGACGGATAGATCGCTGGAAATGATGGTTGGGCTGCTTGCCATACTTAAAGCCGGCGGAGCCTACATGCCGATTGACCCGCTGCTGCCTGAGGAACGCATAGCCTACATGCTGCACGATGCAGACGTAACTGTAATGCTGTTGCAGGCTCATCTTCAGCCACAAACTTCCTTTACAGGCTGCCGTCTTGTTTTGGAAGATCCGGGCTGTTACCAGGAGGATGACAGCAATTTGACTCCTATTGCCGGTCCTGAAGATTTGGCATATGTCATCTATACTTCAGGTACGACCGGTCATCCGAAAGGGGTTATGATTGAGCATCGTTCTGTCGTAAACCGGATCCATTGGATGCAATTCAGTTATCCTCTGAACGATAAGGACGTTATTTTGCAGAAGACTACCTTTAGCTTCGATGTGTCTGTATGGGAGTTGTTTTGGTGGGGAACTCAAGGGGCAAGTGTTGTTTTTCTGGAGCCGGGAGCGGAAAAGGACCCATTTACGATCGCTCAGGTCATAGATCGCCATCAAATTTCAGTGCTACATTTTGTTCCTTCTATGCTGTCCGTATTTCTGGATGGTGTGGCAAGTGGCGTTCAGGACATATCGTTACACAGCTTGCGCTGGATATTTGCCAGTGGAGAGGCGTTGAAACCACAGCATGTTAGCCGCTTCAATTCACTGCTGCGAGAACCTAACGGGACACGGCTGGTGAATTTATACGGACCGACGGAAGCAGCTATTGATGTATCTTACTACGATTGTCCAGAAGGCGTGGCTCCAGGGAAAATACCTATAGGAAAACCGATTCATAACATCAAGCTGTATGTCGTAGATGCGGATCATCATTTGCAGCCAATAGGAGTTCCAGGAGAGCTATGTATCAGCGGAATCGGATTGGCTCGTGGCTACATCAACCGTCCTGAGCTGACGGCAGACAAATTTGTTGCTTGCCCGTATGCTTCTGGAGAGCGCATGTACAAAACCGGTGATTTGGCTCGCTGGTTGCCGGATGGAAATCTGGAGTATTTAGGACGTATCGATCATCAAGTGAAAATCCGGGGTTACCGGATTGAACCTGGTGAAATCGAAGCGATTTGGCTAAAAGTACCGCATGTACATGAAGCTGTCGTCATGGCGAGGAAGGACCATACAGGTGAACCTCTCCTGTGCGGATACTTTACAGCAGCTGTTCCCATATCCGCTTCCGAGATTATGGAAACCCTGTCCCAACAGCTTCCAGCTTACATGATACCTTCTTTTGTCATGCAGCTTGACCATCTGCCTGTTACATCCAATGGAAAGCTGGATCGCAAGGCTCTCCCGGAGCCTGATAAAGTGGACTTTATGCAGGATCGGTATACTGCCCCACAGACAACACTGGAAATACAGCTATGTGGAATATGGGAGGAAGTTCTTGGTTTGTCGCCGATTGGGTTGGAGGGTCATTTTTTTGAACTTGGAGGCCATTCTCTGAAAGCAATTACACTGGTTTCCAAAATTCAAAAGAGCATGAATATACCGTTAAAAATCAGGGATGTATTCCAGCATCCGATTCTGGGACAAATGGCGCAATACATCTCGAACCTAGAGCAACAAATCTATATCCCGATTCCGGTGGCGGCAAGCAAAGAGCACTATCCGCTTTCTCCGGCGCAAACACGGCTATACTTGGCAGCCCAATCCCAAAGCGGCGGAACTGGATATAACATGCCAAGTGGTATGGTCATTGAGGGAGAACTGGATATCGCTCGTCTGGAAGAAGCATTTCGCCTGCTTATAGCAAGACATGAATCGCTCCGCACGGGATTTGAGTTCATTCAGGGGTTGCCAAGACAGCGGGTGCACGCTGAGGTTCCTTTTTCCATCGACATTGTCGGGGAGGAAAAAAAGGAGGATTATGTTCGTCATTTCGTTCGACCGTTTGATCTGGGGCAAGCACCTCTGCTTCGAGCATCTATCATCGTGCTTGAACGGGAACGCCATATTTTGTTATTTGACATGCATCATTTGATATCTGATGGAGTATCCATGAACCTTCTCGTGCGTGAGCTGGTCAGCCTGTATGAAGGGGAGAAGTTGCCACCGCTTCGTATTCAATACAAAGATTATGCGGTGTGGGAAACGGAACATTTCCGCCGGGACCAACTGGCGAAGAAAGAGGCTTATTGGCTGAACAGGTTTAGCGAAACTCCACCGCTACTAGAGCTTCCTACGGATTTTAACCGTCCGACTGTATGGAATCCAGAGGGAGCAGTCGCGTCCTTCGAGCTGGATGAAGCTTTAACAAGGTCGATAAGCAAAATGGAAGAGGACGAAAAAGTAACCCTGTATATGATCTTGCTGTCTGCTTATACAATACTTCTGTCCAAATACAGCGGTCAGGAAGATATTATTGTAGGAACTCCTGTTGCGGGTAGAACCCATGTCGATATGGAGCCGCTCATTGGCATGTTTATAAATACTTTGGCAATTCGCACAGTTCCTCAAGGTGAACTGACATTCACCAATTATTTGGGCCATGTTAAAGAAACTATGCTGTCAGCCTATGAAAACCAGGAGTACCCTTTTGAGCAGCTGATTCACCGTCTGGGCATTTCGGCACCAGCCAATCGGCATCCTTTGTTTAATACGTTTTTTGTCCTGCAAAACATGAATGCTGAAGCAATTCACAGCAGTTCTCTAAGAATGGAGCCGTATGATCTAGGTGACACCACCGTAGCTAAGTTTGATTTGACGCTGTACATGCATGAGGATGGAAACAGGATTTGCGGAAACTTTGAATATAGTACCAGCCTTTTCAAAAAACAGATGATTGACAAGCTTGTCGCTGATTATACACATATTCTTTCAGTGGTCACCCAACATGTCTCCATTAAAATCAATGAAATTCAATTGCAACAAGCAGAGGCCCAACCTATCGTAGACATGGACGCGATAGAGCTTAACTTTTGA